Genomic DNA from Leptospira hartskeerlii:
TCTCTCCCGCGTCTTGCGGAGTAGCGACTGCTACCCAATATAGATTGTCAGGAGTTTCACTCTTTAGAAGAGAAGCAGATACGACCGCGTTATCTTCATTGTAAGTAGAAGAAGAAGTTCTCGAACCGATAAATCCGGAGAAGATAGAGAGACTTTCTGAAAAAATATTTTTGGAAGAGGAGTTTGCCGCGCCGTCATGGTTCCTAGTAAAAATAAAGATGAGAACAACTACAACGAAAGTAGAAGAAACCAGTAATACGTTTTTCTTAGATGGCATCGGCCGAACAGTATATTACATCTCGCTCCGTTATGCAAATTCTTTGTAATTATTTATTAGAAAAATGTTATAAATATTTGAAAACATGCTCTAGTAATTTTTGCAAAGCAAAAGAAGAATAAAAATCGATACTTAAGTCATAAAATTATAAACTAGAACGGATCGCACTATGATATTCTTGGAGATGAGTTCATTCTTTTCTCTGGAATTTATGGCTTTTCTTGTTCATCTTTTTGACAAAGTTTTTTCACTAGTTTTCCTAAATCGAATGATTAGACAAAAAAGGGAGTTTTTTAAAAGGGAAAGAGATAAATTTGGAAATATGCAGGCGTTACTTCGGTTTTTTTTCGGGCTTAATTATCGTTTTGCACTTAGGCAGTATAGAAAAGCGAAGATACTTTCTTCCGTAAATTTTGCGCCGGTATTTACTCGAAACGCATACTTGGAAATTCTGATCGTACTCAGATATGTTTATCTAATCCTACCTATCATCATTCTACCGTTTGCCTTCTATGATCTAGTAGATGCATTTTCGGATGCTAAGGACAATTCATTCGTTCTATTTGATCTGGTATTTTATTCCGTTTTCCTAACGATGAATGTTCTTTTGAATTCCGGTCGTTTGCACAGAGCGGATCTGGATCGGATCAAATTATTTTGCCGGCTTGGGGTCCTTCTTCTTTCCCTCACAGGGACCTGTATCACAGTTGTGGTCTTTCCCAGGCTTCCTGAGATCTCTCTCTTCTCCACGGCTATGTTTAGCGTGGCGATCATGTTTAGATTTCCGGACCATACAAAGTATTTTATCTACACGATCAATTATGCGATCCTATACGGTTTTATTTATTATAGCGGTAACAGAGAACCTGTACTATTGCAAAACCCTTTGGTCACTCTGTTTTTGATCCTGATCTTTGATCGTGTGTCCTTCTTAACTTTGGCGAATACTTATCTTAAAACCCAAAGGATCATTCGTCTAAATGAAAGGTTAAAAGAAGAAGATACGAATAAAAGTGATATGATCAGTATTGCTGTTCACGATCTGAAGAGCCCACTTTCAGGGATCATGAGTATTAGCACGATCCTTCGTAAAAATTTAAAATCATTTTCCGATAAGGAGAAGAAAGAGATCCTTACTGATATAGAAAGTTCTTCCAGAAAAATTTTAGGGCATATTGACGATCTTGTCGGGATCGCAGCTTCCGGTTTCGAAAATATTAAGATCGATTATGATATTCTTAATATAAATTCTTATATAAGATCTACGA
This window encodes:
- a CDS encoding sensor histidine kinase, which encodes MQALLRFFFGLNYRFALRQYRKAKILSSVNFAPVFTRNAYLEILIVLRYVYLILPIIILPFAFYDLVDAFSDAKDNSFVLFDLVFYSVFLTMNVLLNSGRLHRADLDRIKLFCRLGVLLLSLTGTCITVVVFPRLPEISLFSTAMFSVAIMFRFPDHTKYFIYTINYAILYGFIYYSGNREPVLLQNPLVTLFLILIFDRVSFLTLANTYLKTQRIIRLNERLKEEDTNKSDMISIAVHDLKSPLSGIMSISTILRKNLKSFSDKEKKEILTDIESSSRKILGHIDDLVGIAASGFENIKIDYDILNINSYIRSTIQNFDYQASLKRIKFHTQFDKEDLKMRSDRKAVASILDNLVSNAVKYSPPGGSIFIHSKLIKDNGDFIQIQIRDEGKGFTDEDKKLLFSRFTRLSAKPTGNEPSTGVGLYAVHRLVELLNAKISLESKPGQGATFTLLFARTKISD